The Halosimplex litoreum genome has a window encoding:
- a CDS encoding EamA family transporter: MFGLESGLVYAAAASLILGVYLFCIKRYFDDYPSTVYVAVTFAMSLLWYLPIAAVASDGGLLPVGFGAPGVGMFVLTVGGSILAFLASFRAIAVGDVSYVAPISKIVAVFVLPIELVFLNERLSAVQIAGVLVATAAVYVANYEPGKLLDPFVRAVHSRPAQLALASAAIFGVVDVGKRVLTQELRVPPETFNLVLFAVVPLALAPLAVRRWPEWENGGVRSDLHLFAGAGLLLAVAEHFVMLAFSTLSASLASPVVNTQAVVAVLLGGVVLGEENFRVRLVAAAFAIGGVTMITVG, translated from the coding sequence GTGTTCGGGCTCGAATCGGGACTGGTGTACGCCGCCGCGGCCTCGCTGATCCTCGGCGTCTACCTGTTTTGCATCAAGCGGTACTTCGACGACTACCCCTCGACGGTGTACGTCGCGGTCACCTTCGCGATGTCGCTGTTGTGGTACCTGCCGATCGCGGCGGTGGCGAGCGACGGTGGCCTCCTGCCCGTCGGCTTCGGTGCACCCGGGGTCGGGATGTTCGTCCTCACCGTCGGCGGGTCGATCCTGGCTTTCCTGGCCTCGTTCCGGGCGATCGCGGTCGGCGACGTGTCCTACGTCGCGCCGATCAGCAAGATCGTCGCGGTGTTCGTGCTCCCGATCGAACTCGTCTTCCTGAACGAACGGCTCTCGGCGGTCCAGATCGCGGGCGTCCTCGTCGCGACCGCCGCAGTGTACGTCGCCAACTACGAGCCGGGGAAGCTCCTCGACCCGTTCGTCCGGGCAGTCCACTCCCGGCCGGCCCAGCTGGCGCTGGCCAGCGCCGCGATCTTCGGCGTCGTCGACGTGGGCAAGCGCGTGCTCACCCAGGAGCTGCGGGTGCCGCCGGAGACGTTCAACCTCGTGCTGTTCGCGGTGGTCCCGCTGGCGCTGGCGCCGCTCGCGGTCCGGCGCTGGCCCGAGTGGGAGAACGGCGGGGTCCGTTCGGACCTGCATCTGTTCGCCGGCGCCGGGCTGTTGCTGGCCGTCGCGGAGCACTTCGTGATGCTCGCGTTCTCGACGCTGTCGGCGAGCCTGGCGTCGCCGGTCGTCAACACGCAGGCGGTCGTCGCGGTGCTACTCGGCGGGGTCGTCCTCGGCGAGGAGAACTTCCGCGTCCGGCTGGTGGCCGCGGCGTTCGCGATCGGCGGCGTGACGATGATAACGGTCGGGTGA
- a CDS encoding DsbA family oxidoreductase, which yields MSDTDAGADSETARPIGIYSDYVCPFCYLGRESLAQYQAERDERLEIDWYPFDLRADKRRPDGSIDHDVDDGKDEDYFEQAKENVERLQEEYGVEMSLDLSREVDSLPAQVASFYVEETYPYERWLAFDEAILDALWQDERDIGDPDVLADLASDVDLDPSEVRDVLDGEQWRERVTERFDAARREGVTGVPTFTYGEYAARGAVPPEHLRRLVEGT from the coding sequence ATGAGCGACACCGACGCCGGCGCCGACAGCGAGACCGCCCGACCGATCGGGATCTACTCGGACTACGTCTGCCCGTTCTGCTATCTCGGTCGCGAGTCACTCGCCCAGTACCAGGCCGAACGCGACGAACGCCTGGAGATCGACTGGTACCCCTTCGACCTGCGGGCGGACAAGCGCCGGCCCGACGGCTCGATCGACCACGACGTCGACGACGGCAAAGACGAGGACTACTTCGAGCAGGCGAAAGAGAACGTCGAGCGTCTGCAAGAGGAGTACGGCGTCGAGATGAGCCTCGACCTCTCGCGGGAGGTCGACTCGCTGCCCGCACAGGTCGCCTCGTTCTACGTCGAGGAGACGTATCCCTACGAGCGGTGGCTCGCCTTCGACGAGGCGATCCTCGACGCGCTCTGGCAGGACGAGCGGGACATCGGCGACCCGGACGTGCTCGCGGACCTGGCGAGCGACGTCGACCTCGACCCATCGGAGGTCCGGGACGTACTCGACGGCGAACAGTGGCGCGAACGAGTCACCGAGCGGTTCGACGCGGCGCGGCGCGAGGGCGTGACGGGCGTGCCGACGTTCACCTACGGCGAGTACGCCGCTCGCGGTGCCGTCCCGCCGGAACACCTCCGACGGTTGGTCGAGGGGACGTGA
- a CDS encoding winged helix-turn-helix domain-containing protein, with amino-acid sequence MAAGQDPEESGVISLLDDEYARAILVESSREALSASALADRCDASEPTIYRRIEQLREYDLIVEQQQLDPDGHHFKTYQTRVERVTVEIEDGECSIDVSRREVDAADRFTRLFEGLSEP; translated from the coding sequence ATGGCAGCCGGTCAGGATCCCGAGGAGTCGGGGGTGATCTCGTTGCTCGACGACGAGTACGCCCGTGCGATCCTGGTCGAGTCGAGCCGGGAGGCGCTGTCGGCCTCGGCGCTGGCCGATCGGTGTGACGCCTCCGAGCCGACGATCTACCGGCGCATCGAACAGCTCCGCGAGTACGACCTCATCGTCGAACAGCAGCAGCTGGACCCCGACGGCCACCACTTCAAGACGTACCAGACACGCGTCGAACGGGTCACCGTCGAGATCGAGGACGGCGAGTGCTCGATCGACGTGTCCCGACGCGAGGTGGACGCCGCCGACCGGTTCACGCGGCTGTTCGAGGGACTCTCAGAACCATGA
- a CDS encoding DUF7521 family protein has protein sequence MTPAIPHPALAPVPALQASATGGSVVIAVLVLLGLAVAAGLSLLIAYEALKGYRGTHDRAMLLLAVGIVLLTGGPIALRIALPTLTDTPESVRLLSTTVSELLGLGCILYAIYGRP, from the coding sequence ATGACACCCGCGATCCCCCACCCCGCGCTCGCCCCCGTCCCCGCTCTGCAGGCCTCCGCGACCGGCGGCTCTGTCGTGATCGCGGTACTCGTCCTGCTCGGGCTGGCGGTCGCCGCCGGCCTGTCGCTGCTGATCGCCTACGAGGCGCTGAAGGGCTACCGGGGCACCCACGACCGGGCGATGCTGTTGTTGGCGGTCGGGATCGTCCTCCTGACCGGCGGCCCCATCGCCCTCCGGATCGCCCTCCCGACGCTCACCGACACGCCCGAGTCCGTCCGCCTCCTGTCGACGACCGTCAGCGAACTGCTCGGGCTCGGGTGCATCCTCTACGCTATCTACGGACGACCATGA
- a CDS encoding DUF7521 family protein, translating into MSDPFAGIAAALLVAPALPGPSQVTVSVSPATLAGSVTAAVGLFVAYQAYRGYRRNDSRPMLFLGLGIFLVTVVPFLVTTVLGGISGVSDAVVLLSWTVFEIVGLGSILYALTGA; encoded by the coding sequence GTGAGCGACCCGTTCGCAGGCATCGCCGCGGCGCTGCTCGTTGCTCCCGCGCTACCGGGACCGAGTCAGGTCACCGTTTCGGTCTCGCCGGCGACGCTCGCGGGGTCGGTGACCGCCGCCGTCGGCCTGTTCGTCGCCTACCAGGCCTACCGCGGCTACCGGCGCAACGACAGCCGTCCGATGCTGTTTCTCGGTCTGGGGATCTTCCTCGTCACCGTCGTCCCGTTCCTCGTCACGACGGTACTCGGCGGGATCTCCGGCGTCAGCGACGCCGTCGTCCTCCTCTCGTGGACGGTGTTCGAGATCGTCGGCCTCGGGTCGATCCTCTACGCGCTCACCGGTGCGTGA
- a CDS encoding sensor domain-containing protein, translated as MSRLVSALQFSAGPRTLLRRFLGVPLRLQTYANLLYLSVQFPLGIAYAVALPLGFGLGIGLSVILVGLPILVVTLLGVRELTALERYTADRLLVVDVDAGEADVPSLADPVDHLKHALTSLSTWKGVVFLLSKVLVGTAAFTLLVSLGAISLSLLLVPLYYRSVNVGVRPVSGEVNAEPSVEFALQTWEIGLTIPFRLTTWYVTTLPEALAVSAFGLVATLVSLHVCNVAARAAGWYASLLVGGTDRSAIRRIVDA; from the coding sequence ATGAGCCGACTGGTCTCCGCGCTCCAGTTCTCGGCCGGACCGCGCACCCTCCTCCGGCGGTTCCTCGGCGTGCCACTCCGCCTCCAGACGTACGCGAACCTGCTGTACCTCTCGGTACAGTTCCCCCTGGGGATCGCGTACGCGGTCGCGCTGCCGCTGGGCTTCGGGCTCGGGATCGGACTGTCGGTGATACTCGTGGGCCTCCCGATACTCGTCGTGACGCTGCTGGGCGTCCGAGAACTGACCGCGCTCGAACGGTACACCGCCGATCGACTGCTCGTCGTCGACGTCGACGCGGGCGAGGCCGACGTCCCGTCGCTCGCCGACCCGGTCGACCACCTGAAACACGCGCTGACGAGCCTCTCGACGTGGAAGGGCGTCGTTTTCCTCCTGAGCAAGGTCCTCGTCGGGACCGCGGCGTTCACGCTGCTCGTCTCCCTGGGGGCGATCTCGCTGTCCCTGTTGCTCGTGCCGCTGTACTACCGGTCGGTCAACGTCGGCGTCCGACCGGTCTCCGGGGAGGTGAACGCCGAGCCGTCGGTCGAGTTCGCGCTCCAGACCTGGGAGATCGGACTCACCATCCCCTTCCGCCTGACGACGTGGTACGTCACGACGCTGCCGGAGGCGCTCGCCGTCTCTGCGTTCGGGCTAGTCGCGACGCTGGTCTCGCTACACGTCTGCAACGTCGCCGCGCGGGCCGCCGGCTGGTACGCGTCGCTGCTGGTCGGCGGAACCGACCGGTCGGCGATCCGCCGGATCGTCGACGCGTAG
- a CDS encoding ATP-binding protein — translation MSHLLADPTVALVVGGSAGDRDRVRTAISDGDGELVAVAAADRSDLTERLSTRDDVGCVVAVGVDEAAFDDAYEAARAVSDHLPVVAYTGEAAVAAAVAARADCRYLPRSVAVETLASVVGDAVATYRERRQAAADSSVLGTLLEETDLTVFAKDEAGRYVRLAGVPYSIGPGRTHGKTDPEVFRHDTDAATEAYEDDLAVVETGEPLRNKVERFGGPGADHWSEVTKLPWRDGDGEIQGVVGFAREVTGRVKTEQKLEEQKDRFDQFASYVSHDLRTPLQISVGALERAREGHDEAFDRIERANDRIEEILEDLSALSKGDRSDVDLSDEVLDVLNVGVPTTEFTPLVERVWSVHGTDDATLVVDVPTGTEIITDAETVRPLVENLLKNALDHAGPDVTVRVGTMDRGFFIEDDGPGIPETQREKILEAGYTTAEDGTGTGLAIATETIEQQEWDIAVGESASGGARFEFTDCPVVVPTETTPTRSLELTDSADVGDVSVAGSSRRNAADGGWTVVGDGEDIWQDIDEFHICYGEATDPVRVEGRLADFEGVHDYSKAGLMIRDSLDEDAAFGFVGATNSHGTETLWREEDGAYAASDQLEEPYEAYPWYRIETVDGTVTMSWSTDGEEWQALDQRPVATHGTVVVGLAVCSHSVDETSEAVFEDVTVTELDVDD, via the coding sequence ATGAGCCACCTCCTGGCGGACCCGACTGTCGCACTCGTCGTCGGCGGATCTGCCGGCGACCGGGACCGCGTCCGCACCGCGATATCCGACGGCGACGGCGAACTCGTCGCTGTCGCCGCCGCGGACCGCAGCGACCTGACCGAACGGCTCTCCACGCGGGACGACGTGGGCTGTGTCGTCGCCGTGGGCGTCGACGAGGCGGCGTTCGACGACGCGTACGAGGCCGCCAGAGCGGTCAGCGACCACTTGCCCGTCGTCGCTTACACCGGCGAGGCGGCCGTGGCGGCGGCGGTCGCGGCCCGCGCCGACTGCCGATACCTGCCGCGGTCGGTCGCCGTCGAGACGCTCGCGAGTGTGGTCGGTGACGCGGTCGCGACCTATCGAGAGCGGCGGCAGGCGGCGGCCGACAGCAGCGTGCTGGGGACCCTTCTGGAGGAGACCGATCTGACGGTCTTCGCCAAGGACGAAGCGGGTCGCTACGTCCGGCTGGCGGGCGTGCCGTACTCGATCGGTCCGGGTCGCACCCACGGCAAGACGGACCCGGAGGTGTTCAGACACGACACCGACGCCGCGACCGAGGCCTACGAGGACGACCTGGCAGTGGTCGAGACCGGCGAACCGCTCCGGAACAAGGTCGAGCGGTTCGGCGGGCCCGGCGCCGACCACTGGTCGGAGGTGACGAAGCTCCCCTGGCGGGACGGCGACGGCGAGATACAGGGGGTCGTCGGTTTCGCGCGCGAGGTGACCGGGCGGGTCAAGACCGAACAGAAACTCGAAGAGCAGAAAGACCGGTTCGACCAGTTCGCCAGTTACGTCTCCCACGACCTGCGGACGCCCCTGCAGATCTCCGTCGGGGCGCTCGAACGCGCCCGGGAGGGCCACGACGAGGCGTTCGACCGGATCGAGCGGGCCAACGACCGCATCGAGGAGATCCTCGAAGACCTGAGCGCGCTGTCCAAGGGCGACCGTTCGGACGTGGACCTCTCCGACGAGGTGCTGGACGTTCTCAACGTCGGCGTGCCGACGACCGAGTTCACCCCGCTGGTCGAGCGCGTCTGGAGCGTCCACGGGACCGACGATGCGACGCTCGTGGTCGACGTGCCCACGGGAACCGAGATCATCACCGACGCCGAGACCGTTCGCCCGCTCGTCGAGAACCTGCTGAAGAACGCGCTCGACCACGCCGGCCCGGACGTGACCGTCCGGGTCGGGACGATGGACCGAGGCTTCTTCATCGAGGACGACGGTCCCGGCATCCCCGAGACCCAGCGCGAGAAGATCCTCGAAGCCGGGTACACCACCGCCGAGGACGGTACCGGGACGGGTCTCGCGATCGCCACGGAGACGATCGAACAGCAGGAGTGGGACATCGCCGTCGGCGAGAGCGCGTCGGGCGGCGCCAGGTTCGAGTTCACCGACTGTCCGGTCGTGGTGCCCACCGAGACGACGCCGACGCGCAGCCTGGAGCTCACCGACAGCGCCGACGTCGGCGACGTGTCGGTCGCCGGGTCGTCCCGCCGGAACGCAGCGGACGGCGGCTGGACGGTCGTCGGTGACGGCGAGGACATCTGGCAGGACATCGACGAGTTCCACATCTGTTACGGCGAGGCGACCGACCCCGTCAGGGTCGAGGGGCGACTCGCAGACTTCGAGGGCGTCCACGACTACAGCAAAGCCGGCCTGATGATCCGCGATAGCCTCGACGAAGACGCGGCGTTCGGGTTCGTCGGCGCGACCAACAGCCACGGCACCGAGACGCTCTGGCGAGAGGAAGACGGCGCCTACGCGGCCAGCGACCAGCTCGAAGAGCCCTACGAGGCCTACCCGTGGTATCGCATCGAGACCGTCGACGGGACCGTCACGATGTCGTGGTCGACCGACGGCGAGGAGTGGCAGGCGCTCGACCAGCGACCCGTCGCCACTCACGGCACGGTCGTGGTCGGACTCGCCGTCTGCAGTCACAGCGTCGACGAGACCAGCGAAGCGGTCTTCGAGGACGTGACCGTGACCGAACTCGACGTCGACGACTGA
- a CDS encoding thioredoxin family protein, which translates to MDATHDRPITLSSSTELADLVGSHDRVLVEFYTDGCGKCAAMEPVLSGVAKSSEAVVATVNPRDDPELIDEYDVRSVPKLLLFVDGDLVATREDGVLGVEAVQTFVTQEN; encoded by the coding sequence ATGGACGCGACACACGATCGACCGATCACGCTGTCGTCGAGCACGGAACTCGCGGACCTCGTCGGGAGTCACGACCGGGTCCTCGTCGAGTTCTACACCGACGGCTGTGGAAAGTGTGCGGCGATGGAACCGGTCTTGAGCGGAGTCGCCAAGTCGTCGGAGGCGGTCGTCGCGACGGTGAACCCGCGCGACGACCCGGAGCTAATCGACGAGTACGACGTGCGGAGCGTCCCGAAGCTCCTCCTGTTCGTCGACGGCGACCTCGTCGCGACGCGCGAAGACGGCGTTCTCGGTGTCGAAGCGGTCCAGACCTTCGTCACACAGGAGAACTGA
- a CDS encoding response regulator transcription factor: MTTPNRNSEDETVLVVDDERDIADLYSTWLAEEYEVRTAYGPHEALEQADGELDIVFLDRQMPEMNGDEVLEALRERQLDCRVVMVTAVDPDFDIVEMAFDDYLTKPVMLDDLHGAAERMLDRESYDERMQEFFSLASKKATLEAEKDFVELQDSEEYERLESDVEHLREEADRTVSDLSEAEDFETLFQEFPGDA, from the coding sequence ATGACAACGCCGAATCGCAACTCCGAAGACGAAACCGTCCTCGTCGTGGACGACGAGCGCGACATCGCGGACCTGTACTCGACCTGGCTGGCCGAGGAGTACGAGGTCAGGACAGCGTACGGGCCCCACGAGGCACTCGAGCAGGCCGACGGCGAGCTCGATATCGTTTTCCTCGACAGGCAGATGCCGGAGATGAACGGCGACGAGGTTCTCGAGGCGCTTCGCGAGCGACAGCTCGACTGCCGTGTCGTGATGGTGACCGCCGTCGACCCCGACTTCGACATCGTCGAGATGGCGTTCGACGACTACCTGACGAAGCCGGTGATGCTCGACGACCTCCACGGCGCGGCCGAGCGGATGCTCGACCGCGAGAGCTACGACGAGCGCATGCAGGAGTTCTTCTCGCTCGCCTCGAAGAAGGCGACCCTCGAAGCCGAGAAGGACTTCGTCGAACTCCAGGACAGCGAGGAGTACGAGCGACTCGAGTCCGACGTCGAACACCTCCGCGAGGAGGCCGACCGGACGGTCTCGGACCTCAGCGAGGCCGAAGACTTCGAGACGCTGTTTCAGGAGTTCCCCGGCGACGCCTGA
- a CDS encoding DMT family transporter, with the protein MSRYRNLGLFLALSALWGSAFVAIKAGLSAFPPVLFAALRYDVAGAVMLGYAVLRADSWRPRGRDEWLTVGVGAVLLIAAYHAFLFVGEQGTTSAAAAVIVSLSPVLTTVFARGLLPDERLSAVGVAGIVLGLVGVVAVAQPDPATFLARETLPQLLVFAAALSFALGSVVTTSIDAGVEIETMEAWSMLGGAGLMHLLSFGLGESFGAITWSSTALWSLTYLSLGASAAGFLLYFDLLERLGPVEINLVSYVAPLFAAVTGFLFLEEVVDGWTAAGFCCIFVGFVLIKRRALEREIPRLRAAVSGSDT; encoded by the coding sequence GTGTCCAGGTACCGGAACCTCGGGCTGTTCCTGGCGCTGTCGGCGCTGTGGGGCTCCGCGTTCGTGGCGATCAAGGCGGGGCTGTCGGCGTTCCCACCGGTCCTGTTCGCGGCGCTGCGCTACGACGTGGCCGGCGCCGTGATGCTGGGCTACGCGGTCCTGCGGGCCGACAGCTGGCGTCCGCGCGGTCGCGACGAGTGGCTGACCGTCGGCGTCGGTGCTGTCCTGCTGATCGCCGCGTATCACGCCTTCCTGTTCGTCGGCGAGCAGGGCACGACCAGCGCCGCCGCGGCGGTCATCGTCAGCCTCTCGCCGGTGCTGACGACGGTGTTCGCCCGCGGCCTGCTCCCCGACGAGCGGCTGTCGGCCGTCGGTGTCGCGGGCATCGTCCTCGGACTCGTCGGGGTGGTCGCCGTCGCCCAGCCCGACCCGGCGACCTTTCTGGCCCGGGAGACGCTACCGCAGTTGCTCGTCTTCGCCGCGGCGCTCTCGTTCGCGCTCGGCAGCGTCGTGACCACGTCCATCGACGCGGGCGTCGAGATCGAGACCATGGAGGCGTGGTCGATGCTCGGCGGCGCTGGCCTGATGCACCTCCTCAGCTTCGGACTGGGCGAGTCCTTCGGTGCGATAACGTGGTCGTCGACCGCGCTATGGTCGCTGACGTATCTCTCGCTCGGGGCCAGCGCCGCCGGCTTCCTCCTCTACTTCGACCTGTTGGAGCGGCTCGGTCCCGTCGAGATCAACCTCGTCTCCTACGTGGCGCCACTGTTCGCCGCCGTCACCGGCTTCCTGTTCCTGGAAGAGGTCGTCGACGGCTGGACCGCGGCGGGCTTTTGCTGCATCTTCGTCGGTTTCGTCCTGATCAAACGCCGGGCGCTCGAACGGGAGATACCGCGGCTGCGAGCGGCGGTCTCCGGCTCCGATACGTGA
- a CDS encoding metal-dependent transcriptional regulator, with translation MSGAPQYLLAIYIEEHRRGPPIPPGRLAEMLERSPAAATEMCQRLAEDGLVSYEAYEGATLTESGRDRAAQLHETYVTVSWFFRGVLDLDEYETEAMALAGLVSPTVTERLAAALPADAAAESGVGGSVDGTDTTDSDPDDPDDR, from the coding sequence ATGAGCGGGGCACCGCAGTATCTCCTGGCGATCTACATCGAAGAACACCGGCGCGGTCCGCCGATTCCGCCGGGACGTCTCGCGGAGATGCTGGAGCGGTCGCCGGCGGCGGCGACGGAGATGTGCCAGCGGCTCGCCGAGGACGGCCTCGTGTCCTACGAGGCCTACGAGGGCGCCACGCTGACCGAGTCGGGGCGCGACCGGGCAGCGCAGTTGCACGAGACGTACGTGACCGTCTCGTGGTTCTTCCGCGGCGTGCTCGACCTCGACGAGTACGAGACGGAGGCGATGGCGTTGGCCGGGCTGGTCAGCCCGACCGTCACCGAGCGGCTCGCGGCGGCGCTCCCCGCCGACGCCGCGGCCGAGTCCGGGGTCGGAGGGTCGGTCGATGGCACCGACACGACGGACTCCGACCCGGACGATCCCGACGACCGGTAG
- a CDS encoding site-2 protease family protein, whose translation MRDFTVGSVWGIPIRINVSLVVFLPILAWIIGSGTQIDVYADIVNTFAPAPFDVATLTAGSTPWVIGAGAAVGLFASVGVHELGHAWAARRYGIGTQSITLWLLGGIAALEEMPREWNREFWIAIAGPITSVLTGVACYALLLAVPGSATVVGFVFGWLVVTNLLLAVFNLLPAFPMDGGRILRALLARTRPYETATATAARFGTGFAVLFAVVGVLSVAPMLLLLALFIYGAASTESRTVMLQGLLTDLTVRDVARLDVDPIDADESVAAFTDRMIRDRRTVYPVADAGETVGVVTLDAVRRTDSNDHDTTRVRDIAADDLPRIALDAPAFDAFVELSTNPSGYAFVEDGGDVVGLVSAEDFAHVLQFRRDGVEIGTREAF comes from the coding sequence ATGCGAGATTTCACGGTCGGCTCGGTCTGGGGGATCCCTATCCGGATCAACGTCTCTCTGGTCGTCTTCCTCCCGATCCTGGCGTGGATCATCGGGAGCGGGACCCAGATCGACGTCTACGCCGATATCGTCAACACCTTCGCGCCGGCGCCGTTCGACGTGGCGACGCTCACCGCGGGGTCGACGCCGTGGGTGATCGGCGCCGGCGCCGCGGTCGGCCTGTTCGCCAGCGTCGGCGTCCACGAACTCGGTCACGCCTGGGCGGCCCGCCGCTACGGCATCGGCACGCAGTCGATCACTCTCTGGCTGCTCGGCGGCATCGCCGCCCTGGAGGAGATGCCCCGCGAGTGGAACCGCGAGTTCTGGATCGCCATCGCCGGCCCGATCACGAGCGTCCTCACCGGGGTGGCTTGCTACGCGCTCCTGCTCGCCGTCCCCGGCTCGGCTACCGTGGTCGGGTTCGTCTTCGGCTGGCTCGTCGTCACGAACCTCCTGCTGGCCGTGTTCAACCTCCTGCCCGCGTTCCCGATGGACGGCGGGCGGATCCTCCGGGCGCTGCTGGCCCGCACTCGACCGTACGAGACGGCGACCGCGACCGCCGCCCGCTTCGGCACCGGCTTCGCCGTGCTGTTCGCCGTCGTCGGCGTCCTCAGTGTCGCGCCGATGCTGCTCCTGCTCGCGCTGTTCATCTACGGGGCGGCCTCGACGGAGTCCCGGACCGTGATGCTCCAGGGTCTGCTCACCGACCTGACCGTGCGCGACGTAGCACGGCTCGACGTCGACCCTATCGACGCCGACGAGTCGGTCGCCGCGTTCACCGACCGGATGATCCGCGACCGCCGCACCGTCTACCCGGTCGCCGACGCCGGTGAGACCGTCGGGGTCGTCACCCTCGACGCCGTCCGGCGGACGGATTCGAACGACCACGACACCACGCGGGTTCGCGATATCGCGGCCGACGACCTGCCGCGGATCGCGCTCGACGCGCCCGCCTTCGACGCGTTCGTCGAGCTGAGTACCAACCCGTCGGGGTACGCGTTCGTCGAGGACGGCGGCGACGTGGTCGGGCTCGTCTCCGCCGAAGACTTCGCGCACGTGCTGCAGTTCCGCCGGGACGGCGTCGAGATCGGGACCCGAGAGGCGTTCTGA
- a CDS encoding polysaccharide deacetylase family protein, which produces MTTAYLTVDDAPSATLPEKVAVLDDYGVRALLFCEGQRLADHADHARRAVEAGHLLGNHAYHHNSASDIAVDDFADELDRTEAAIDEVYESAGVDRPAKLFRFPFGDKGDDRAPAFQTVLAERGFRPPAADAIDYDFWADHAGDRDWFWTVDVEDYNVDTKEALAANVADAADRLDADSNDILLFHDGGNSPGQFEHYLKLLDERGVAFGDPLELIGGDASADD; this is translated from the coding sequence ATGACGACAGCCTATCTCACCGTCGACGACGCTCCCTCGGCGACGCTCCCGGAGAAAGTCGCCGTCCTCGACGACTACGGCGTGCGGGCCCTCTTGTTCTGCGAGGGCCAGCGGCTGGCCGACCACGCCGACCACGCCCGCCGAGCCGTCGAGGCGGGCCACCTGCTCGGGAACCACGCCTATCACCACAACTCCGCCTCCGATATCGCCGTCGACGACTTCGCGGACGAACTCGACCGGACCGAAGCGGCCATCGACGAGGTGTACGAGAGCGCGGGCGTCGACCGGCCCGCGAAGCTCTTCCGGTTCCCCTTCGGCGACAAGGGGGACGACCGCGCCCCGGCGTTCCAGACCGTCCTCGCCGAGCGGGGCTTCCGCCCGCCCGCGGCCGACGCCATCGACTACGACTTCTGGGCCGACCACGCGGGCGACCGCGACTGGTTCTGGACCGTCGACGTGGAGGACTACAACGTCGACACGAAGGAAGCGCTCGCGGCGAACGTCGCCGACGCCGCCGACCGGCTCGACGCCGACTCGAACGACATCCTCCTCTTCCACGACGGCGGCAACTCCCCGGGACAGTTCGAACACTACCTGAAACTGCTCGACGAGCGCGGTGTCGCGTTCGGCGACCCGCTGGAACTGATCGGCGGCGACGCGTCCGCGGACGACTGA
- a CDS encoding CehA/McbA family metallohydrolase: MLSVELHAHSAASYDGRDSVDMLLERAAAVGLDALAVTDHDEVSANDVLVDRAPEYGLVGIPGVEVSSAAGHVLGLNVTDAIEPGLPFDETIERIRDQGGIAVVPHPFQEMRSGVLANVGKAELRAADAVEVYNSRLVTGYSNRQARRFAERYDLPITAGSDAHVSDMVGRAVTLVEAEDATVESICDAVADGRTTLQTRRTPWLVSARQAYGNTRRRIRLALDGLFS, translated from the coding sequence GTGCTTTCGGTCGAACTCCACGCGCACTCGGCGGCCTCCTACGACGGCCGCGACTCCGTCGACATGCTGCTGGAGCGGGCGGCCGCGGTCGGCCTCGACGCGCTCGCAGTCACCGACCACGACGAGGTGTCGGCCAACGACGTGCTCGTCGACCGTGCGCCGGAGTACGGCCTCGTCGGCATCCCCGGCGTCGAGGTCTCCAGCGCCGCGGGCCACGTCCTCGGGCTGAACGTCACCGACGCCATCGAGCCCGGCCTGCCGTTCGACGAGACGATCGAGCGGATCCGCGACCAGGGCGGGATCGCCGTCGTCCCCCACCCGTTCCAGGAGATGCGCAGCGGCGTCCTCGCGAACGTCGGGAAGGCCGAACTGCGGGCGGCCGACGCCGTCGAGGTGTACAACTCGCGACTGGTGACCGGCTACTCGAACCGGCAGGCCCGCCGGTTCGCCGAGCGTTACGACCTGCCGATCACCGCCGGCAGCGACGCCCACGTCAGCGACATGGTCGGTCGCGCGGTGACGCTCGTCGAGGCCGAGGACGCGACCGTCGAGTCGATCTGCGACGCCGTCGCCGACGGTCGGACGACGCTGCAGACGCGGCGCACACCGTGGCTCGTCAGCGCGCGACAGGCCTACGGGAACACGCGACGGCGGATCCGCCTCGCGCTGGACGGGCTGTTCTCGTGA